A part of Geothrix oryzae genomic DNA contains:
- the era gene encoding GTPase Era, translating into MAEPSGTGPNRRHATLAIIGLPNAGKSTLLNALLGQKLAATSQIPQTTRTKVLGVMDRGEVQLAFLDTPGIHLPKHALNERMMAHVDQALEEADMLLWVVDADDYLGTGEHALAKRLRKLGRPTYLLLNKIDLLSKGRLLEKIATYKDLLPFKEIVPIGAKMGLNLDPLWTILERDATQPGWPYGEEVFTDQTERSLASEFIREKVLRKTREEVPHGVAVLIEQWLEAGQEDYPEDLGPEGVFIAARILVDRDGHRKILLGSGGEMIKDIRQSAQRELKKLLQRPVRLELFVKVDEGWRDRPERLDRLSI; encoded by the coding sequence GTGGCTGAACCCTCCGGCACGGGCCCGAACCGGCGCCACGCGACCCTCGCCATCATCGGCCTCCCCAATGCCGGCAAGTCCACCCTGCTGAATGCCCTGCTGGGGCAGAAGCTGGCGGCCACCAGCCAGATCCCCCAGACCACCCGCACCAAGGTGCTGGGAGTCATGGACCGCGGCGAGGTGCAGCTGGCCTTCCTCGATACGCCGGGCATCCACCTGCCCAAGCACGCCCTCAACGAACGCATGATGGCCCATGTGGACCAGGCCCTCGAGGAAGCCGACATGCTCCTCTGGGTGGTGGATGCGGACGACTACCTGGGCACCGGGGAACATGCCCTGGCCAAGCGCCTGCGCAAGCTGGGCCGGCCGACCTACCTGCTGCTGAACAAGATCGACCTGCTGTCCAAGGGCCGCCTGCTGGAGAAGATCGCCACCTACAAGGATCTGCTGCCCTTCAAGGAGATCGTCCCCATCGGCGCCAAGATGGGCCTGAACCTCGATCCGCTCTGGACGATTCTGGAGCGGGATGCGACCCAGCCCGGCTGGCCCTATGGTGAAGAGGTCTTCACGGACCAGACCGAGCGGTCCCTGGCCTCGGAGTTCATCCGGGAGAAGGTGCTGCGCAAGACCCGCGAGGAAGTGCCCCATGGCGTGGCCGTGCTCATCGAACAGTGGCTGGAGGCGGGCCAGGAGGATTACCCCGAGGATCTGGGTCCCGAGGGCGTCTTCATCGCCGCGCGCATCCTGGTGGACCGCGATGGGCACCGCAAGATCCTCCTGGGCAGCGGCGGTGAGATGATCAAGGACATCCGCCAGAGCGCCCAGCGCGAGCTGAAGAAGCTACTCCAGCGCCCCGTGCGGCTGGAGCTCTTCGTCAAGGTCGATGAGGGCTGGCGGGACCGGCCCGAGCGGCTGGACCGGCTCTCGATCTGA